One part of the Solanum dulcamara chromosome 8, daSolDulc1.2, whole genome shotgun sequence genome encodes these proteins:
- the LOC129900511 gene encoding protein indeterminate-domain 11-like, with the protein MSILTCEEAAASLSSSNNMNNDTKGAIFYPSHEHHLVTPQYQSPPQQIKKKRNKPGNPDPEAEVIALSPKTLVATNRFFCEICNKGFQRDQNLQLHRRGHNLPWKLKKRENKEVARKKVYVCPESSCVHHDPSRALGDLTGIKKHFSRKHGEKKWKCEKCSKRYAVQSDCKAHFKTCGTREYKCECGTIFSRRDSFITHRAFCETLAVESARAGNATILSSQMNLHFQQPQYFHHEQIPAMKKEQPISDHFRHIEIPPWLMTTNSQPFQLGPANPAPSPPNNFSSSATTRLDQQYTQSHKDLNIHDHNPNPNLTGTGESGAVSPVHISATALLQKADFGSTIFNKASAVSASYTGPGSAKLPHNTHVSVTSTDSATKQTGQNLSELMTTANISGMMTSFSNFANTGFEGSTFEDAILFGGFSNLNSKKEEDDQQLYFNGTNLNEEDHMTKDFLGLRTLSHTDDIFNIAALVNTETHNFNNHKTWQS; encoded by the exons ATGTCCATTTTAACTTGTGAAGAAGCTGCTGCAAGTTTATCTTCTTCTAACAATATGAATAACGATACTAAAGGAGCCATATTTTATCCATCTCATGAGCATCACTTAGttactccacaatatcaaagTCCACCTCAACAAATcaagaaaaagagaaacaaaCCAGGCAATCCAG ATCCAGAAGCAGAAGTGATAGCTTTATCGCCCAAGACACTAGTAGCAACCAACAGATTCTTTTGTGAAATTTGTAACAAAGGGTTTCAAAGAGACCAAAATCTACAACTCCATAGAAGAGGACACAACTTGCCATGGAAGctgaagaagagagaaaataagGAAGTAGCGAGGAAGAAGGTTTATGTTTGTCCAGAGTCGAGTTGTGTGCATCATGACCCGTCTAGGGCTTTAGGGGACCTTACTGGAATTAAGAAGCATTTTAGCAGAAAACATGGTGAAAAGAAGTGGAAATGTGAGAAATGTTCAAAGCGTTATGCAGTTCAATCTGATTGCAAAGCTCACTTCAAGACTTGTGGCACTAGAGAATACAAATGTGAATGTGGTACTATTTTTTCAAG ACGAGATAGTTTCATAACACACAGAGCATTCTGCGAGACTTTAGCTGTAGAGAGTGCAAGAGCAGGAAATGCAACAATTTTGTCATCTCAAATGAATCTCCACTTCCAACAACCTCAGTACTTTCATCATGAACAGATTCCAGCCATGAAAAAAGAGCAGCCAATTAGTGATCATTTCAGACATATTGAGATTCCTCCATGGCTAATGACTACTAATTCCCAACCATTTCAGCTTGGACCTGCTAATCCTGCTCCTTCACCACCCAATAATTTTAGCTCATCAGCTACTACTAGGTTAGATCAACAATACACGCAGAGCCATAAAGATTTAAATATTCATGATCACAACCCAAACCCTAATCTCACAG GAACAGGAGAATCAGGTGCGGTCTCTCCAGTACACATTTCTGCAACCGCGTTGTTGCAGAAAGCAGATTTTGGTTCTACAATCTTTAACAAAGCAAGTGCTGTCTCTGCTTCTTACACAGGCCCAGGCTCAGCCAAACTACCCCACAATACTCACGTGTCTGTTACTAGTACTGATTCTGCTACCAAACAAACTGGTCAGAATTTGTCAGAGCTGATGACCACTGCAAATATAAGTGGAATGATGACATCTTTTTCTAATTTTGCTAATACTGGGTTCGAAGGGTCAACGTTTGAAGATGCGATATTATTTGGTGGATTTAGCAATTTGAATTCAAAGAAAGAAGAGGATGATCAGCAGCTCTACTTCAACGGAACTAATCTGAATGAGGAGGATCATATGACCAAAGATTTCTTGGGTTTAAGAACTCTCTCTCATACTGATGATATTTTCAACATTGCTGCTCTTGTTAATACTGAAACCCATAACTTTAATAATCATAAAACTTGGCAAAGTTAA